A window from Actinomycetota bacterium encodes these proteins:
- a CDS encoding glycosyltransferase — MNKLKDLVKIEHYQEFVGQETVDRVKEKAKPCQGSHVAHINSTFYGGGVAEMLSPLTLLMNSAGIKTEWKVLQGSPDFFSITKKMHNALQGADINLTQRKKEIYERVLFENSVRNRMDHDFIIVHDPQPLGMIKFYPKRQPWIWRCHIDLSSPNGHLFSYLKRYIQHYDATILTLKEYKQDIPVPQVFFMPAIDPFSVKNKKLSDQEIDERLQHYHIPTDLPLVVQISRFDRWKDPEGVIEAFKLARKKVSCHLVLLGNIATDDPEGEDIYKNLLRHQDEHITIISHQDSALVNSLQSKAAVVLQKSIKEGFGLTVTEAMWKGAAVIGGRAGGITHQIKNGFNGFLVSSIEETAERIVQLIKDRDLRKKLGLEARETVRNNFLMIRYLEQYLDLFNSFETIYRLKPHKYGHGTII; from the coding sequence ATGAACAAACTTAAAGATCTGGTAAAAATTGAGCATTATCAAGAATTTGTAGGCCAGGAAACGGTAGACAGGGTAAAAGAAAAAGCAAAACCTTGCCAAGGCTCGCATGTAGCCCATATAAATTCCACTTTTTATGGAGGAGGAGTAGCAGAAATGCTCTCCCCCCTTACCTTGCTTATGAACAGTGCGGGAATTAAAACCGAGTGGAAGGTACTACAGGGTTCGCCTGATTTTTTTAGTATAACTAAAAAAATGCATAATGCCCTTCAAGGGGCGGATATCAATTTAACCCAGCGCAAAAAAGAAATTTACGAGAGAGTGCTTTTTGAAAATTCCGTACGCAACCGAATGGATCATGATTTTATTATAGTGCATGATCCCCAGCCTCTGGGCATGATTAAGTTTTACCCTAAAAGACAGCCCTGGATCTGGAGATGCCATATAGATCTTTCCAGCCCCAACGGGCACCTGTTCTCCTACCTTAAGCGGTACATTCAACATTACGATGCAACCATACTTACCCTGAAGGAATACAAGCAAGACATACCGGTTCCCCAGGTTTTCTTTATGCCGGCCATTGATCCCTTCTCTGTTAAGAATAAAAAGCTAAGCGATCAAGAGATAGATGAACGCCTGCAACATTACCATATACCTACTGATCTTCCCCTGGTAGTCCAAATATCCAGGTTTGACAGGTGGAAAGATCCTGAAGGCGTAATTGAAGCTTTTAAACTGGCTAGAAAAAAGGTAAGTTGTCATTTGGTACTGTTGGGAAATATTGCTACTGATGACCCGGAAGGTGAAGATATATACAAGAATCTGCTCCGGCACCAGGATGAGCATATAACCATTATTAGCCACCAGGACTCAGCACTGGTAAATTCACTACAAAGCAAAGCAGCGGTGGTATTGCAAAAATCAATCAAAGAGGGCTTTGGCCTTACTGTAACTGAAGCCATGTGGAAAGGTGCTGCTGTAATTGGCGGAAGAGCCGGAGGGATCACCCATCAAATAAAAAATGGTTTTAATGGTTTCCTGGTGTCATCTATTGAAGAAACAGCGGAAAGGATAGTCCAGTTAATAAAAGATAGGGATTTACGTAAAAAATTAGGGCTAGAAGCCAGGGAAACGGTTAGAAACAATTTCCTTATGATAAGATACTTGGAACAATATCTAGACCTATTTAACTCATTTGAAACTATTTACAGGCTTAAGCCCCATAAATACGGGCATGGAACAATAATTTAA